The following proteins are co-located in the Calliphora vicina chromosome 2, idCalVici1.1, whole genome shotgun sequence genome:
- the LOC135950839 gene encoding alpha-tocopherol transfer protein-like → MEDIRKTSPEIKCGDLILKLDLGKPSETAQKKALKELRETPENIQKGLIELKRLLQAETDLNIPQDNEEWLIKYLRPCKFYPESARDLVRRHYNLRQKYNEITQLLKPLNLKKPFDANVVTILPQRDQNGCRIIMSLMGKQCDYNALPYDIMYAAGTLCTDLLQLEPETQIHGVVYIVDLQGLSFSQALQHTPYRNKRALDYVQNNIPLRIKGFHVVNQPKFFEPIFSAIKLFFNSKFAERILLHGSNYKSLQRYISPECLPQCYGGTMNSELMYGRETYQLLSHFEDYFEDIKQYGFKNH, encoded by the exons ATGGAAGATATTCGTAAAACGTCTCCTGAAATAAAATGTGgtgatttgattttaaaattagaCTTGGGAAAACCTAGTGAAACAGCCCAAAAAAAGGCTTTAAAGGAATTAAGAGAAACGccagaaaatattcaaaaaggcTTAATCGAATTGAAAAGATTATTACAAG CTGAAACTGATTTAAATATACCCCAGGATAATGAGGAGtggttaataaaatatttgagaccTTGTAAATTTTATCCAGAAAGTGCCAGAGATTtg gTCAGACGTCATTACAATTTACGCCAAAAATATAACGAAATAACACAACTCTTAAAGCCCCTTAATTTGAAAAAGCCATTTGATGCAAATGTGGTTACCATATTACCCCAGCGCGATCAAAATGGCTGTCgcattataatgtcattaatggGAA AACAATGTGATTACAATGCCCTGCCATATGATATAATGTATGCCGCCGGTACTTTATGCACTGATCTCCTACAATTGGAACCGGAAACTCAAATACATGGTGTAGTCTATATAGTGGATTTGCAGGGTTTATCATTTAGTCAGGCTCTACAACACACACCGTATAGGAATAAACGTGCCCTGGACTATGTACAGAATAATATACCGCTAAGAATCAAGGGATTCCATGTAGTCaatcaaccgaaattctttgaACCCATTTTTTCagccattaaattatttttcaactcGAAATTTGCCGAACGTATACTGTTACATGGTTCGAATTATAAATCGCTTCAGCGTTATATATCGCCGGAATGCCTGCCGCAATGTTATGGCGGTACCATGAACTCGGAATTGATGTATGGTCGTGAAACCTATCAGTTGCTGTCACATTTTGAAGATTATTTTGAGGACATTAAACAGTATGGTTTTAAAAACCATTGA